One Vigna unguiculata cultivar IT97K-499-35 chromosome 7, ASM411807v1, whole genome shotgun sequence genomic region harbors:
- the LOC114190460 gene encoding phytochrome A-associated F-box protein-like: MEEESGFSMLNDDIVLAVFAKLEDDPRHWARVACVCTRFSSLIRHFCWKTKCSQTLPSLLSDSPATCASLLKLAVCCPGLRHAGIAADRDAAKNPKTCRKPHLARGNWDLRREQGCKLLARQFRDDCLYLCDWPGCVHPHKKRKYMLFRGVFRDFKTTRVWRSLDGDKRRKLPVECAFCTCRHTWDLHSAFCLRRGFGYQIDGEPVVRAYVCENGHVSGAWTDVPLFS, encoded by the coding sequence ATGGAGGAGGAAAGTGGTTTCTCAATGCTAAACGACGACATCGTGCTCGCAGTTTTCGCGAAGCTGGAAGACGATCCACGCCACTGGGCTCGCGTGGCCTGCGTCTGCACAAGATTCTCTTCTCTCATTCGCCACTTCTGCTGGAAGACTAAGTGTTCCCAAACCCTCCCTTCACTCCTCTCCGATTCCCCCGCCACCTGCGCCTCCCTCCTCAAGCTCGCCGTCTGCTGCCCCGGCCTCCGCCACGCCGGCATCGCCGCTGATCGGGATGCCGCAAAAAACCCGAAGACCTGCCGGAAGCCGCATTTGGCTCGCGGGAATTGGGATCTGAGGAGGGAACAGGGCTGCAAGCTTCTGGCGCGACAGTTCCGTGATGATTGCTTGTACCTCTGCGACTGGCCTGGCTGCGTCCACCCCCACAAGAAGCGCAAGTACATGCTCTTCAGAGGGGTTTTCAGGGACTTCAAAACAACCCGCGTTTGGAGAAGCCTCGACGGTGATAAAAGAAGGAAACTTCCCGTTGAGTGTGCGTTTTGCACGTGCCGACACACCTGGGACCTCCACTCTGCTTTCTGTCTCAGACGAGGTTTCGGGTACCAGATTGACGGGGAACCTGTTGTTCGAGCTTATGTTTGTGAAAACGGTCATGTCTCTGGCGCTTGGACCGATGTCCCCTTGTTCTCTTGA